Genomic window (Caldisericum sp.):
GAAGAGAATCCTCAAAGTGAAACAATAAAGATTGTAAAATCAGTTAAGGAAAATGGCTATATGGTATTTTTTGACCCTCAGGTACGCATCGGAAAGAGTCTTCCTAATTTTAAAGAAACCTGCGAAGAGATTATAAAGTATTCGGATTTCGTACTTGCAAATGAAAAAGAGATTTCAGTGTTTGATAAGAATCTATTGGATAGTTTTTTAGAGAGAGGCGGAGTTTTAGTGATTAAGATGGGTAAAAAAGGCGCAAAACTCATCGCAGGCACAAAAGAAATGGAAGTAAAAGGTATTAGTATAAAAAGCATCAATGTGGTTGGGGCGGGCGATGTTTTTAATGCAGCATTCATAAAGTATTTTATAAATACAAATAATTTAAAAGAGTCTCTTGAATTTGCAAATGAATATGCAACTCAGTTTGTAGAAAAAGGTTTCTCTTAATATGGAAGAATTTAAACTTGTTTCTGATTTTAAGCCTACAGGTGATCAACCCGAGGCAATAGAAAAACTTGTTGAGGGAATTAAAAAAGGCTATAAGTTTCAGACTCTACTCGGTGTTACGGGTTCTGGCAAGACCTTTACAATGGCGAATGTTATTGCAAGAGTCCAAAAACCTACCCTTATTATTTCACACAACAAAACACTTGCAGCACAACTCTATTCAGAATTTAGAAGATTTTTCCCTGAGAATGCTGTCCACTATTTTGTAAGTTACTATGACTTTTATCAACCCGAAGCGTATGTCCCGCAGATTGACCTTTATATTGCAAAGAATGCTGATGTTAATGAGGATATTGCAAGACTAAGACACGCAACTGTAAGGGCGTTGCTCGAAAGACGGGATGTGATTGTCGTTGCCTCGGTATCATGTATTTACGGATGGGATTCACCTGAAGAGTACAAAGAGCAGTTGTTTACAATAAAGGTTGGCGAAAAAATAAACAGGCTCACAATTGCTATGAATCTCGCAAGGCTTCAATATGAAAGAAATGATATCAATTTTAAAAGCGGTGTTTTTAGAATGCGCGGCGATGTAATCGATGTGTTCCCTAAAGAGTCAGAGACTGCAATAAGAATTGAACTATTTGGAGATGAGGTTGACTCAATTGTTGAGTTTGACCCTCTTACAAATGAACTTATAAGAAAGTACTCCTCTTTTACATTTTTCCCTGCGGCGCAGTTTATAACAACACAGGAACGTATAAGGAAATATGTTGATGAAATAATGAAGGAACTTGAAATGCGTGTCCAGTTCTTTAAATCAAGAGGAAAATTTGTAGAGGCACAGCGTCTTGAAGAGAGAACAAAATATGACCTTGAAATGCTTCTTAACACAGGATATTGCACAGGCATTGAAAATTACTCAAGATACTTTTCAGGGCGAAAGCCTGGCGAGGAACCTTACACCCTTTTGAATTTCTTTCCCGAGGACTATCTTCTTTTTATTGACGAGTCGCACATAACTGTTCCTCAACTACGAGGGATGTACCATGGTGACCACGATAGGAAACTTACCCTTGTAAAATATGGTTTTAGGCTTCCTTCTGCGCTTGATAACCGCCCCCTTCGTTTTGAAGAGTTTTTAGGTCATGTAAATCAGTGCATCTTCGTTTCTGCAACTCCATCGGAGTACGAACTCTCTATAAGTGAGAATGTCGCTGAACAATTAATCCGACCTACTGGTCTTGTCGACCCTGAAGTTGAGGTGCGTCCACAAAAGAATCAAATTGAAGATTTGATAAAGGAAATAGAGGCACGGGCAGCAAAGGGCGAAAGAGTAATAGTAAACACATTAACGAAAAAATTTGCAGAAGATTTGACTAATTATCTTGTCGAAAAGGGAATAAAGGCAAAGTACTTACACTCTGACATTAAGACGCTTGAGAGAGTTGAGATACTAAAGGGCCTGAGGTCTGGTGAATTTGATTGTATTGTTGGTGTAAACCTTCTTCGTGAAGGGCTTGATTTGCCTGAAGTGTCTCTTGTTGCAATACTCGATGCGGATAAAGAAGGATTTTTAAGGAGCGAAACATCGCTTATCCAGCTTATGGGTCGTGCATCAAGGAATGTTTCAGGAAAGGTAATTTTGTATGCCGAGGAAGTTTCTGACGCAATGAAAAAGGCGATGCAGGAGACAAACAGAAGAAGAGAAAAACAACTTAAATACAATAAGGAGCATGGTATTACTCCAAAAACTATAAGAAAAGCGATTACAGACCTTATAGACCTTCCCTGGAAAAAGGAAGAGGAGTTGCAAGATGTCATTAAGGTAGAAAACCTTTCTTATGAAGAGTTTATGGCTTTGATTACAGAACTTGAGGAGGAAATGCACCTAAAGGCGGAAGTTCTTGAGTTTGAGGAGGCGATAAAAATAAGAGACAAGATTAATAAATTGATAGAAGAATATAAGAAAATTTATCCAAATTTAAGGAGGAGAAAGTGAAAATAGCATTTGCGCTGGGAAGTGGTGGTCCTAAAGGGCTTGCACATATAGGGATAATGAAGGTATTACTTGGAGAGGGAATACTTCCTTCGATAATAACTGGTTCAAGCATTGGTGCTCTAATTGGTGGTGCATACGCAAAACTTGGCAGTATCGAAAAAGTCGAGAAAATTGCAACATCTTCGGATATGAAGACGGTACTTACAGTTTTGTTTGACCCAACTCTTAAGATGGGAATTGTTAGGGGGAAGAAGGTTACAAACTTCATAGAGAAAAATATTGGTGATGCTGAAATTTCAAGTCTTGTGCCAAAGTTTTTTCCTGTTGCAACGAATTTTAATACAGGTGAATCTTTTGTTTTTGAAAGTGGAAGCCTTGTAACAGGTATTAGAGCGAGCATTTCAATACCAATATTTTTTGAACCTGTTAGATATAAGGATTTTCTTCTTATGGACGGTGGGTTGTCAGAGCAAGTTCCTGTGAAAGTTGCAAAAGAAAAAGGAGCAGATTTCGTAATTGCTGTGAATCTATATGGAAAGTTATCTGAAACCCCATACAGAAAAGTTAGTTCTGTTAATTTTTACAAGATATTTTCTGACTCAATTGATATACTTCAGTATAATCTTGCAAAAGAGAATTGCAGAGACGCAGATGTTGTGATCGCACCAGATGTTCAGGACATAGGGTGGGATTATTTCTGGAAGCCTGCAGAGGTTATTGAAAGAGGTGTTAAAGCGGCAGTTGAAAAAATTCCTGAAATAGAGGAAAAACTAAAGAACAAAAAATAAAAAAGGGGGCAAAAGCCCCCTAAGTTCTATTTAATCTTGCTTTTGAGTAATTCACCAAGTCTTTTA
Coding sequences:
- a CDS encoding patatin-like phospholipase family protein — encoded protein: MKIAFALGSGGPKGLAHIGIMKVLLGEGILPSIITGSSIGALIGGAYAKLGSIEKVEKIATSSDMKTVLTVLFDPTLKMGIVRGKKVTNFIEKNIGDAEISSLVPKFFPVATNFNTGESFVFESGSLVTGIRASISIPIFFEPVRYKDFLLMDGGLSEQVPVKVAKEKGADFVIAVNLYGKLSETPYRKVSSVNFYKIFSDSIDILQYNLAKENCRDADVVIAPDVQDIGWDYFWKPAEVIERGVKAAVEKIPEIEEKLKNKK
- the uvrB gene encoding excinuclease ABC subunit UvrB, which translates into the protein MEEFKLVSDFKPTGDQPEAIEKLVEGIKKGYKFQTLLGVTGSGKTFTMANVIARVQKPTLIISHNKTLAAQLYSEFRRFFPENAVHYFVSYYDFYQPEAYVPQIDLYIAKNADVNEDIARLRHATVRALLERRDVIVVASVSCIYGWDSPEEYKEQLFTIKVGEKINRLTIAMNLARLQYERNDINFKSGVFRMRGDVIDVFPKESETAIRIELFGDEVDSIVEFDPLTNELIRKYSSFTFFPAAQFITTQERIRKYVDEIMKELEMRVQFFKSRGKFVEAQRLEERTKYDLEMLLNTGYCTGIENYSRYFSGRKPGEEPYTLLNFFPEDYLLFIDESHITVPQLRGMYHGDHDRKLTLVKYGFRLPSALDNRPLRFEEFLGHVNQCIFVSATPSEYELSISENVAEQLIRPTGLVDPEVEVRPQKNQIEDLIKEIEARAAKGERVIVNTLTKKFAEDLTNYLVEKGIKAKYLHSDIKTLERVEILKGLRSGEFDCIVGVNLLREGLDLPEVSLVAILDADKEGFLRSETSLIQLMGRASRNVSGKVILYAEEVSDAMKKAMQETNRRREKQLKYNKEHGITPKTIRKAITDLIDLPWKKEEELQDVIKVENLSYEEFMALITELEEEMHLKAEVLEFEEAIKIRDKINKLIEEYKKIYPNLRRRK
- a CDS encoding carbohydrate kinase family protein, translating into MRRVLVLGENAVDVKMRLDNLNLDEDENHIPEETSISFGGTGVNFSYALKRLKEEPVYFTPISLDAFGKSIRQFLEGFGIYYFDCSSEKSTPVVVSIISEDKRITIASIKNTSYVDISFNTFINANLHYDFLYVSGGLLTEENPQSETIKIVKSVKENGYMVFFDPQVRIGKSLPNFKETCEEIIKYSDFVLANEKEISVFDKNLLDSFLERGGVLVIKMGKKGAKLIAGTKEMEVKGISIKSINVVGAGDVFNAAFIKYFINTNNLKESLEFANEYATQFVEKGFS